gcccagcaccagccccagagGGTCCCTGCTGTCCTCACACAGCCTGGACTGGGGATGAGGAGGATCTGCTCAGTGCCAGAGGAGCTCCTGGAGCTCTACTATAAATAATCTGGGGACACACCAGAGGCTTCCAGAGCCAGGGAGCCCCAGCTGGGGAGTGGGAGGGTAGACGAGTtgcagagcccagaactgcccaaagctgccaggagggggcaagagcagggggaaaggggagtccacagctctccaggctTGGGGGTGCCCCCATGGATCCCTTGGGATGCTgaaccccacagcccctgcgCCACGGCTCAGGGTGGAGATGCCCCAGGGAGTGGGGAAGCCTGGGTGGCttttcccttccagcagctccagctccttgttTGTCCTCCTGGCCAGGAAACCTCTCCCAGTGGCTTTTTTCCACGTCTGGGGCTCAGGAcgtgctgcccccagccaggaAAGCTGTGTCCCAGCACGGGGAACCAGGGAGGGGCACACCAGAGCCTCCAAAAGGCACCACGGTTTaatgccagcacccagccaagTGCCCTCTTGCCAAGGGTCCTTGAGGCTGGTGGCGCCACAAGCAGGGCACCTGCTCACCCTGCCCCTCACTTGCCAATGCAGAAGTCCCTGAAGATGATGTCCAGGACCTCCTCGGCGCCCACGTGCCCAGTGATGCGGCCCAGGTGCCGCCGCGCCAACCGCAGCTGCtcggctgccagccccaggtcctgctggcgCTCCTGGTGGTACCGTGCCAGGGCCGTGGCACAGTCGCCCAGGTGAAGGCTGTGCCGGCTCTGTGtcaggctgggggagcctgcCAGGGGGTCTCCACACCTTGAGaggtggaggggggggtgggtaaAAACGAGCCTGGAGTACCCTCTCCAAAGCCAGGATGGGTGGTTGGTGTGTCCCCCCCGGTGCCCCCCGCCCCCATActcacagctgtgccagctgctgtgccagcagctccaggaggtggTCGAGCCCCTCGCCCGTCTTGCAGGAGAGGAGGGTGGTGGGGAGCATCGAGTGCCCTCGGgcacaagcagcaggcagggtcccctcagccccctgcagcaggtcAGATTTGTTGAGCACCAGGATGCAgggaggggcagtggggggcaAAAAGGACCCCAGGGCATCCCCCAGGCCCCTTGGCTCACTGGGCACCGCGGTGgcatccagcacagccagcaccaggtcCGCTTGCCGCAGcctggaggggcagagggggtggCAGGGTAGGGCAAGGGGCCACATCCTGCCACCTGGCAGCCACCCCGGtgtctgtggcagggggggACCCCCCGGCCTGCCACCCCCACTCCCAGTCTCACCGGTCCCGTGCCCGGCTGACCCCCTCCTGCTCCACGGGGTCAGTGGCGTCACGGAGCCCAGctgtgtcactcagcaccaGGGGGTACCCCCCGATGTCCAGCGCCACCTCCACCACGTCCCGCGTGGTCCCTGCCACCGGTGACACAATGGCTGCCGGGCGCTGgcctggggagaggggggggacaCACCACACAGGGCTCAGGGAATGatgccagggacccctcccccagcccttggcattGGTGGCTGCCATCCTCAGCGAGGGGGAGCCCTGTCCAGGATACCCCCCACGCCCCACTCACACAGCAggttgagcaagctgctcttgcCCACGTTGGGGGGGCCGGCGATGACGGTGTGGACCCCCCCCCGGAGCAGCTCCCCACGGCGCCCATCCTGCAGGTGGGCACCGATCTCCTTCTCCAGGGCACGCACGGTGGCATCCACTGTGGGCAGAGATGTGGCAGTGTCAGG
The DNA window shown above is from Dryobates pubescens isolate bDryPub1 chromosome 31, bDryPub1.pri, whole genome shotgun sequence and carries:
- the GTPBP3 gene encoding tRNA modification GTPase GTPBP3, mitochondrial isoform X2 produces the protein MAAAGLPSSVPAGRAAAGHCRASPGTPSCPHPASWRCGASGTLPPPRPSTAASSSGFQVRLASGFRAQPGVLVPGPQSFTGEDCAELHLHGGPAVVSGVLRALGRLPGLRPAEPGEFTRRAFRRGKLDLTAAEGLGDLIRAETEAQRRQALRQMEGELGQLYQHWSETLTQALAHLEAYIDFSEDDNVEEEVLSRVDATVRALEKEIGAHLQDGRRGELLRGGVHTVIAGPPNVGKSSLLNLLCQRPAAIVSPVAGTTRDVVEVALDIGGYPLVLSDTAGLRDATDPVEQEGVSRARDRLRQADLVLAVLDATAVPSEPRGLGDALGSFLPPTAPPCILVLNKSDLLQGAEGTLPAACARGHSMLPTTLLSCKTGEGLDHLLELLAQQLAQLCGDPLAGSPSLTQSRHSLHLGDCATALARYHQERQQDLGLAAEQLRLARRHLGRITGHVGAEEVLDIIFRDFCIGK
- the GTPBP3 gene encoding tRNA modification GTPase GTPBP3, mitochondrial isoform X1 produces the protein MALSGALSAARPRLLSRCRWAQRLSSAAWGDTIFALSSGHGRCGVAVIRASGPGSRGALQSLTGHPELPPPRVLALRRIRDPATAETLDRGLVVWFPGPQSFTGEDCAELHLHGGPAVVSGVLRALGRLPGLRPAEPGEFTRRAFRRGKLDLTAAEGLGDLIRAETEAQRRQALRQMEGELGQLYQHWSETLTQALAHLEAYIDFSEDDNVEEEVLSRVDATVRALEKEIGAHLQDGRRGELLRGGVHTVIAGPPNVGKSSLLNLLCQRPAAIVSPVAGTTRDVVEVALDIGGYPLVLSDTAGLRDATDPVEQEGVSRARDRLRQADLVLAVLDATAVPSEPRGLGDALGSFLPPTAPPCILVLNKSDLLQGAEGTLPAACARGHSMLPTTLLSCKTGEGLDHLLELLAQQLAQLCGDPLAGSPSLTQSRHSLHLGDCATALARYHQERQQDLGLAAEQLRLARRHLGRITGHVGAEEVLDIIFRDFCIGK